A single window of Bombyx mori chromosome 9, ASM3026992v2 DNA harbors:
- the LOC101738586 gene encoding nucleic-acid-binding protein from mobile element jockey isoform X1 → MDAVFAEFLRLRHPQLASEFLAFKANHTASPLEDSAALAAPASPVPACRASALSTAASVVPAAPVSPILARKAAASSAVTIVSAERSSAASVAPSKTPTLARRSPAPASSCSDSDSDMEVDLAPASSTDGFTLVQKGKKRAAESRAPAAAKISKAVNASRPRPQTPVAPPARATPSPRPVAQNKTQTPPPVILQEKAAWDRVCLALKAKNINFTNARNLANGIQIKVQTPDDHRALSSYLRKERISFHTYTLQEERELRVVIRGIPKELDVELVKADLLEQGFPVNSVHRMHTGRGREPYNMVLVTLQPTPEGKKIFNTQTVCRLSGIAIEAPHKKGTPSQCHNCQLYGHSSRNCHARPRCVKCLGDHATALCARDQKTATEPPSCVLCRTQGHPANYRGCPRAPKINRRVARQNRLRASGPDIKASAPSASQAKPAFVPAAVPSVSAWAKPLPYTNTATTPSSAIRPAPATRPSPATCPPTASENLALAIDFFQSINFERVNALGDAIRAASTAQHFIAVVQEYADVYASLNTYVLPSLRR, encoded by the coding sequence atggacgctgtattcgcggaattcctccgacttcgccacccacagctcgcctcggagtttctggccttcaaggccaatcacactgcgagccctctcgaggactccgccgcgctcgctgctcctgcgtcgcctgtacctgcgtgcagagcttctgcattgagcaccgcagcctctgtcgtgcctgccgctcccgtgtcgcctatactggcgagaaaagctgctgcgtcgtccgccgtgaccatcgtttcagctgagcgatcatccgcggcctccgtcgcgccctctaaaacacctacacttgctcgtaggtcgcctgcacccgcctcctcgtgctccgactctgactcggacatggaggtcgacctcgcccccgcctcatcgacggatggattcaccctggtacagaagggtaagaagcgtgccgcggagtctcgagctcccgcggccgctaaaattagcaaagccgtgaacgcgtcgcgcccccgccctcagactcccgttgcgcccccagcccgtgccactccgtcgccgcgtccggtggcacaaaataaaacccagacccctcccccggttatccttcaggagaaggcagcttgggatcgagtttgcctggcccttaaggccaaaaatataaatttcacgaatgcccgtaacctcgcgaacggcattcaaattaaggttcaaacacccgacgaccatagggccctctcttcttacctccgtaaggaacgtataagtttccatacttatacgctccaggaggagcgcgaactccgcgttgtaatacgcggaatccctaaagagttagatgtagagctcgtcaaggccgatctgttagaacagggctttccagtgaattctgtgcaccgtatgcacaccggtcgcggtagggagccatataatatggttctagtcaccctccagcctacccccgagggtaagaaaatcttcaacacacagaccgtctgtaggctctccggtatcgccatcgaagccccccataaaaaaggcactcctagccagtgccataactgtcaattgtacgggcactcttcccgtaactgtcacgcgcgcccccgatgtgttaagtgtttgggcgatcacgccacggccctctgcgctcgcgaccaaaaaaccgcgacggaaccgcctagctgcgtcctgtgtcgaacacagggtcaccccgcgaattaccgtggttgcccccgagcccctaaaataaatcgccgcgtcgcccgccaaaaccgcctccgagcttccggcccagacatcaaagcctcggcaccctctgcgtcgcaggctaagccagcgttcgttccggcggcggtgcccagtgtctcggcctgggcaaaaccgctgccgtacacgaacacggctacaactccctcctccgcgattcgtcccgcccccgcgactcgtccctctcccgcgacttgccctccgaccgcgtccgaaaatctcgctttagcgatcgacttctttcagtcgatcaactttgagcgcgttaacgctttgggcgacgccattcgcgctgcctccactgcacaacactttatcgccgttgtgcaggaatacgccgacgtatacgcgtcattaaatacgtacgtcctcccctcactccgccggtaa